In Vulpes lagopus strain Blue_001 chromosome 1, ASM1834538v1, whole genome shotgun sequence, a genomic segment contains:
- the KCNK5 gene encoding potassium channel subfamily K member 5 isoform X3, translating to MIFAATVITTIGYGNVAPKTPAGRLFCVFYGLFGVPLCLTWISALGKFFGGRAKRLGQFLTKRGVSLRQAQITCTAIFIVWGVLVHLVIPPFVFMVTEEWDYIEGLYYSFITISTIGFGDFVAGVNPSANYHALYRYFVELWIYLGLAWLSLFVNWKVSMFVEVHKAIKKRRRRRKESFESSPHSKKALQMTGGTASKDVNIFSFLSKKEETYNDLIKQIGKKAMKTGGAGERVAAPGLGPPGGGLPALPSSLSPLVVYSKNRMPSLEEVSQTLRSKGHVSRPPSEEAGAGPPKDGSPTPEVFINQLDRISEEGEPWDTQDYHPLIFQNVSITFANEEAGLSDEETSKSSIEDNLTGEERPQEGPEAEVPLNLGEFPSSDESTFTSTESELSLPYEQLMNEYNKADCPRGT from the exons ATGATTTTTGCAGCCACGGTCATCACTACCATTG gctatGGCAACGTGGCCCCTAAGACCCCTGCTGGGCGCCTCTTCTGTGTCTTCTATGGTCTCTTCGGGGTGCCGCTCTGCCTGACATGGATCAGTGCCCTGGGCAAGTTCTTCGGGGGACGTGCCAAGAGGCTGGGCCAGTTCCTCACCAAGAGAGGCGTGAGCCTG CGGCAGGCACAGATCACGTGCACAGCCATCTTCATCGTGTGGGGCGTCCTGGTCCACCTGGTGATCCCGCCCTTTGTGTTCATGGTGACTGAGGAGTGGGACTACATCGAGGGCCTCTACTACTCCTTCATCACTATCTCCACCATTGGCTTTGGCGACTTCGTGGCCG GTGTGAACCCCAGCGCCAACTACCACGCCCTGTACCGCTACTTCGTGGAGCTCTGGATCTACCTGGGGCTGGCCTGGCTGTCCCTCTTTGTCAACTGGAAGGTGAGCATGTTCGTCGAGGTCCACAAGGCCATCAagaagcggcggcggcggcgaaaGGAGTCCTTTGAGAGCTCTCCACACTCCAAGAAGGCTCTGCAGATGACTGGTGGTACGGCATCCAAGGACGTCAACATCTTCAGCTTTTTGTCCAAAAAGGAGGAGACCTACAATGACCTCATCAAGCAGATAGGGAAGAAGGCGATGAAGAcgggtggggctggggagagggttgcagccccagggctggggcctcCGGGGGGTGGGCTGCCAGCCCTCCCCAGTTCCCTATCTCCCCTAGTGGTTTACTCCAAAAACCGGATGCCCAGCTTGGAAGAGGTGTCTCAGACGCTGAGGAGCAAAGGCCATGTGTCACGGCCTCCCAgtgaggaggctggggcagggccccCCAAAGATGGCTCCCCGACCCCTGAGGTGTTCATCAACCAGCTGGACCGAATCAGCGAGGAGGGTGAGCCATGGGACACCCAGGACTACCACCCACTCATCTTCCAGAACGTCAGCATTACCTTTGCGAATGAGGAGGCAGGGCTCTCAGACGAAGAGACCTCCAAGTCCTCGATAGAGGACAATCTGACTGGGGAGGAGAGGCCCCAGGAAGGGCCCGAAGCTGAGGTGCCGCTGAACCTAGGCGAGTTCCCCTCATCAGACGAGTCCACCTTCACCAGCACAGAGTCCGAGCTCTCTCTGCCTTACGAACAGCTCATGAACGAGTACAATAAAGCAGACTGCCCCAGAGGCACGTGA